A window of Rufibacter sp. LB8 contains these coding sequences:
- the rsfS gene encoding ribosome silencing factor, which produces MKHNKIQDNSDILAELVVKGMQERKAADIVVLNLKSLKNAVADYFIICSASSDTQLDAIATAVEEEVYKLTKENPWQSEGRTNREWVVLDYVDVVAHIFLKDKRNFYALEELWGDAEITEVAPTEGAAPAQV; this is translated from the coding sequence ATGAAACACAACAAAATTCAGGACAATTCCGACATATTGGCAGAACTAGTGGTAAAAGGCATGCAAGAAAGAAAAGCTGCTGACATTGTCGTTCTCAACCTGAAATCTTTAAAGAATGCGGTAGCAGACTACTTTATCATTTGCTCAGCCAGTTCAGACACCCAGCTAGACGCCATTGCCACGGCCGTGGAAGAAGAAGTGTACAAACTCACCAAGGAGAACCCTTGGCAGAGCGAAGGCCGTACCAACCGTGAATGGGTGGTGCTGGACTACGTAGACGTGGTGGCGCATATCTTTTTGAAAGACAAACGTAATTTCTATGCCCTGGAAGAACTCTGGGGAGATGCCGAAATTACGGAAGTGGCGCCTACGGAGGGCGCTGCCCCGGCCCAGGTTTAA
- a CDS encoding biotin--[acetyl-CoA-carboxylase] ligase — MFSPNTLFVGQQLVFLPECGSTNAEAHLLLNKNSATDGCVIVAGAQTGGRGQRGNTWDVEPDKNITLSVVFKPTFLPARDQFQLNIAVSLAVHDVLKAHLPTGFIIKWPNDLYFQDQKLGGILIENAVSGTFLQHSVVGIGLNINQGTFSFGRATSFALITGQQFSLKKLTEHLLEKLEGRYLAWRSGAVVAQKQEYLRHLYRYQEPHWFEIAGERVQGEITGVDAHGKLALKLEQKLQFFGFQEIKYVLD, encoded by the coding sequence ATGTTTTCTCCTAATACACTCTTTGTGGGGCAACAACTGGTATTTCTGCCAGAATGTGGGTCCACCAACGCTGAGGCACACCTGCTTCTAAACAAAAATAGCGCCACTGACGGTTGTGTCATAGTGGCGGGCGCCCAAACGGGCGGTCGCGGCCAACGTGGCAATACCTGGGACGTGGAGCCTGACAAAAACATTACGTTGTCGGTGGTTTTTAAGCCAACCTTTCTGCCTGCCCGTGACCAGTTCCAGCTCAACATAGCCGTCTCTTTGGCGGTGCATGATGTGCTAAAAGCGCATTTACCCACAGGGTTCATCATAAAATGGCCAAATGACCTGTATTTCCAGGACCAGAAACTGGGTGGCATTTTAATTGAGAACGCCGTGAGCGGCACCTTTTTGCAGCACAGCGTGGTGGGCATTGGCCTGAACATTAACCAAGGAACGTTTTCCTTTGGCCGCGCCACCTCCTTCGCCTTGATCACCGGGCAGCAGTTCTCCCTCAAAAAACTGACGGAGCACCTGCTGGAAAAGTTAGAGGGCCGCTACCTGGCCTGGCGGTCTGGCGCGGTGGTTGCCCAGAAGCAGGAATATTTGCGCCACTTGTACCGCTACCAGGAACCCCATTGGTTTGAGATTGCCGGCGAGCGGGTGCAGGGAGAAATAACCGGGGTAGATGCCCACGGAAAGCTGGCTTTAAAGTTGGAACAGAAATTGCAGTTCTTTGGGTTCCAGGAGATAAAGTATGTGCTGGACTGA
- a CDS encoding T9SS type A sorting domain-containing protein, translating to MKIFTRVFLGILSLGLVFGSQAASFGVAPGVVPVSVRANEPTKGDTVLINWRTGAGLTITDFGISTALQLPSYNPNAKKYTPFVRLQKKSSVFSKPSIRKNDGLYASTVRVTNSQGAKEVRVTPSISASPNPSRGMTRIALTALGDDQYHVRISNAIGKIYKVIAVPQASEAIMVDLSPLPPGIYFYSLLVNEKMVETKRLILQQQ from the coding sequence ATGAAAATTTTTACGCGCGTTTTTTTAGGGATTCTTTCTTTGGGGCTGGTGTTTGGGAGCCAGGCCGCCTCTTTTGGCGTGGCGCCAGGAGTGGTGCCGGTGAGCGTTCGGGCCAACGAGCCAACCAAGGGAGACACTGTGTTAATCAACTGGCGCACCGGCGCGGGCTTGACTATTACAGACTTTGGTATATCAACGGCCCTGCAGCTGCCATCGTATAACCCCAACGCTAAAAAATACACACCCTTTGTCCGTCTCCAGAAAAAATCAAGCGTTTTCTCCAAGCCCAGCATCCGGAAAAACGACGGCCTGTACGCCAGCACCGTTCGTGTGACCAATTCACAGGGAGCCAAGGAAGTACGCGTGACGCCGTCTATCAGTGCGTCGCCTAACCCTTCCAGGGGCATGACCCGTATTGCCTTGACCGCCTTAGGTGATGACCAGTACCACGTGCGCATCTCCAATGCCATAGGCAAGATTTACAAAGTCATTGCCGTGCCCCAGGCCTCAGAAGCCATTATGGTGGACCTGTCGCCGCTGCCGCCGGGCATTTATTTCTACAGCCTGTTGGTGAACGAGAAAATGGTGGAAACCAAGCGCCTGATCTTACAGCAACAATAA
- a CDS encoding DUF2723 domain-containing protein produces MFQYNRINNLVGWLVFAVATIVYVLTLEPTASFWDAGEFIACSYKLLVPHPPGAPFYLLLGRIFSMFAGDPSQVAWWVNLLSALSSSFTVLFLFWTITILARKLLIPNVVTPASSVHAVTAPATIEPTFGQTIAIVGSAAVGALAFTFTDSFWFSAVEAEVYALSSFFTAFVVWAMLRWESKAHEAMSDKWLILIAYMVGLSIGAHLLNLVAIPALAFIFFFRLKKYSTKGAILTMAVSAFILGVVLVGVIPGLPSIAGWFEVLFVNSFGLPFGAGVIFFVALFIGALVWAVRYAIKTGNRMLHTALLSFIFILIGYSSYLIIPIRSGYDPTIDENDPENIVSFVSYLKREQYGDRPLLFGPQFNAEPIDQEEGAAQYIKGEDKYIEVGRKQEAVYASNDKTLLPRLYSGQPGHVAQYKKWVDIQEGQKPGFGENLNFLFKYQMGHMFWRYFGWNFIGREGDIQQSGVLWPWESEQGLPDRVSGSKARNNFYMLPLALGIIGLIFQIRRKQRDALVVGLLFFFTGLAIVIYLNQPPIEPRERDYTFAGAFYAFCIWIGLGVLAIADFLRKLVKNDALAGVVATLVGLLVPAVLAAQGWDDHDRSDRYHSVDSAKNLLSSVAPNAILFTNGDNDTFPLWYAQEVEGFRTDVRVAVLSYMNTDWYLDQMKRQAYQSDPFPMSLENPNYRQGINDYLPYVERPEVANGIDLKQYIQLVKANHQALQIADRGGRTYLSFPTKNFFLNVDKQAVISANAVAKEFQDSIVTQMRWTINKGGLEKKHLAILDLLANNNWQRPVYFSTTADNSDFMGLDRYLQLEGLAYRVVPVLNADPERTGIIAKDIMYDNMMNKLSWRNMDRADIFYDENYLRFPANARDKYYQLAVAYLEAGDKATAKKVINHTFEKLPDSAIPYDYYIPPFIVPLYEVGEEKRAQEIIDTMSKRSDTALRYYFTQGSLFETEIRINLFILQQLIQSARQVGLTQKAADIEKMFMQHYSQMGQ; encoded by the coding sequence ATGTTTCAATACAACCGTATTAACAATCTGGTGGGCTGGCTGGTCTTCGCCGTCGCGACAATCGTGTACGTGCTGACCCTGGAGCCAACCGCCAGCTTCTGGGACGCTGGAGAATTCATTGCCTGTTCTTATAAGTTATTGGTGCCGCACCCGCCGGGAGCGCCATTTTACCTTTTGCTGGGCCGCATTTTCTCCATGTTTGCCGGAGACCCCAGCCAGGTGGCCTGGTGGGTGAATTTGCTTTCTGCCCTGTCCAGTTCGTTCACGGTGTTGTTCCTGTTCTGGACCATTACCATTCTGGCCCGCAAGTTACTGATACCCAATGTGGTGACGCCCGCGTCATCAGTGCATGCCGTTACTGCGCCTGCCACCATTGAACCCACGTTTGGCCAAACCATTGCCATTGTGGGCAGTGCTGCCGTTGGGGCCCTGGCGTTCACGTTCACAGACTCTTTCTGGTTTAGTGCCGTAGAGGCCGAGGTGTACGCCTTGTCCTCGTTCTTTACGGCGTTTGTGGTGTGGGCCATGCTGCGCTGGGAAAGCAAGGCGCATGAAGCCATGTCAGACAAATGGCTGATCTTGATTGCCTACATGGTGGGCCTTTCCATTGGTGCTCACTTACTCAACCTGGTGGCCATTCCGGCGCTGGCGTTCATTTTCTTCTTCAGACTTAAAAAATACTCCACCAAAGGTGCCATTTTGACCATGGCCGTAAGCGCGTTCATTCTGGGCGTGGTTCTGGTGGGCGTGATACCAGGTTTGCCGTCTATAGCGGGTTGGTTTGAGGTGTTGTTCGTGAACAGCTTCGGGCTGCCGTTTGGGGCCGGGGTGATTTTCTTTGTGGCCCTGTTCATTGGCGCTTTGGTGTGGGCCGTGCGCTATGCCATCAAGACCGGCAACCGCATGCTGCACACCGCCCTGCTGAGCTTTATCTTCATCTTGATTGGATACTCTTCTTACCTGATCATCCCTATTAGATCTGGCTACGACCCTACCATTGACGAGAACGACCCGGAGAACATTGTAAGCTTTGTGTCTTATTTAAAGCGCGAGCAGTACGGTGACCGTCCGTTGCTGTTTGGGCCGCAGTTCAACGCCGAGCCCATAGACCAGGAAGAAGGCGCTGCGCAATACATTAAAGGCGAAGACAAATACATTGAGGTAGGCCGCAAGCAGGAGGCGGTGTATGCCAGTAATGACAAAACGCTGTTGCCACGTCTTTATAGCGGTCAGCCGGGCCACGTTGCCCAATACAAAAAATGGGTAGACATTCAAGAAGGCCAGAAACCGGGCTTCGGCGAAAACCTGAATTTCCTGTTCAAATACCAGATGGGCCACATGTTCTGGCGCTACTTCGGCTGGAATTTTATTGGCCGCGAAGGAGATATTCAGCAATCTGGCGTCCTGTGGCCCTGGGAATCTGAGCAAGGCCTGCCCGACCGCGTATCTGGGAGCAAAGCCCGCAACAACTTCTACATGCTGCCGCTGGCACTTGGGATTATCGGCTTGATTTTCCAAATAAGAAGAAAACAACGTGACGCCCTGGTGGTAGGTTTGTTGTTCTTCTTCACGGGTCTGGCCATTGTGATTTACCTGAACCAGCCGCCCATTGAGCCGCGCGAGCGTGACTACACCTTTGCCGGCGCGTTCTATGCCTTCTGTATCTGGATTGGCTTGGGCGTGTTGGCCATTGCTGATTTCCTTAGAAAACTAGTGAAGAACGATGCCCTTGCCGGCGTGGTAGCTACCTTGGTTGGATTATTGGTGCCGGCAGTGTTGGCGGCCCAAGGCTGGGACGACCATGACCGTTCTGACCGGTACCATTCCGTGGATTCGGCTAAAAACCTGTTGAGCTCCGTGGCGCCCAATGCCATCTTGTTCACCAACGGCGATAATGACACGTTCCCGCTTTGGTATGCGCAAGAGGTGGAAGGTTTCCGGACCGATGTGCGCGTGGCCGTATTGAGCTACATGAACACCGACTGGTACTTGGATCAAATGAAGCGGCAGGCCTATCAGTCTGATCCGTTCCCGATGAGTCTGGAAAACCCGAACTACCGCCAGGGCATCAATGACTATTTGCCGTACGTGGAGCGCCCCGAGGTGGCCAACGGCATTGACCTGAAGCAGTACATCCAGTTGGTGAAAGCCAACCACCAGGCCCTGCAGATTGCAGACCGCGGCGGCAGAACGTATTTGTCTTTCCCTACCAAGAATTTCTTCCTGAACGTAGACAAACAGGCCGTGATCTCGGCCAACGCGGTGGCCAAGGAATTCCAGGATTCTATTGTAACCCAAATGCGCTGGACCATCAACAAAGGCGGTCTGGAGAAAAAGCACCTGGCTATTCTAGATTTGCTGGCCAACAACAACTGGCAGCGCCCCGTCTATTTCTCCACCACGGCAGACAACTCAGACTTTATGGGCCTTGACCGTTACCTGCAGCTGGAAGGCCTGGCCTACCGCGTGGTGCCGGTCCTGAACGCAGACCCGGAACGTACCGGTATCATCGCCAAAGACATTATGTATGACAACATGATGAACAAGCTCAGCTGGCGAAACATGGACCGCGCAGATATTTTCTATGATGAGAATTACCTCCGTTTCCCGGCCAACGCCCGCGACAAGTACTACCAACTGGCGGTTGCCTACCTGGAAGCCGGTGACAAAGCCACGGCCAAAAAAGTGATCAACCATACGTTTGAGAAGTTGCCAGACAGCGCCATTCCGTATGACTATTACATTCCGCCGTTCATTGTGCCGTTGTACGAGGTAGGGGAGGAGAAGCGCGCCCAGGAAATCATTGACACCATGTCTAAACGCTCAGACACGGCCCTGCGCTATTACTTCACCCAAGGCTCTTTGTTTGAGACCGAAATCAGAATCAACCTGTTCATCTTGCAGCAATTGATTCAGAGTGCCAGACAAGTAGGCCTTACCCAGAAAGCCGCTGACATTGAGAAGATGTTTATGCAGCACTACAGCCAAATGGGGCAGTAA
- the rlmB gene encoding 23S rRNA (guanosine(2251)-2'-O)-methyltransferase RlmB, which translates to MENRNYKDKGGSAKQRHYSQPKSDKMEMVFGLRPILEALNAGKTIEKIYLLKGVNHSISQEITELAKAADIPISMVPAEKLDNLTRKNHQGAVAYLSAISYSPLDEIVASLFEKGKDPLLLVLDRVTDVRNFGAIARNAECMGVDAIVIPSRGAAQINADALKTSAGALNLIPVCREANLKDSLHFLKSSGYRIVACTEKAEETLTDKTIDLTGPVAILMGSEEDGISPEYLKRADVRVKIPMTGQIQSLNVSVAAGIVLYEALRQRQAV; encoded by the coding sequence ATGGAAAACAGGAATTACAAAGATAAAGGCGGAAGCGCCAAACAACGGCACTACAGCCAACCCAAATCTGACAAAATGGAGATGGTGTTTGGCCTTCGGCCGATATTGGAGGCACTGAACGCGGGCAAAACCATTGAGAAAATCTACCTGCTCAAAGGCGTGAACCACAGCATCAGCCAGGAAATAACAGAACTGGCCAAAGCCGCCGACATTCCCATTTCCATGGTGCCCGCTGAGAAGCTGGACAACCTCACCCGCAAAAACCACCAGGGCGCGGTCGCCTACCTTTCGGCTATTTCCTACTCGCCGCTAGATGAAATTGTGGCCTCTCTGTTTGAGAAAGGCAAAGACCCGCTGCTGTTGGTGCTGGACCGCGTAACCGATGTGCGGAACTTCGGGGCCATTGCCCGTAACGCCGAATGTATGGGCGTGGACGCCATTGTGATTCCTAGCCGCGGGGCTGCACAGATCAACGCTGATGCCTTGAAAACATCGGCGGGTGCGTTGAACCTGATTCCCGTTTGCCGCGAGGCCAACTTGAAGGACTCGCTCCACTTCCTGAAAAGCTCTGGTTACCGCATTGTGGCCTGTACCGAGAAAGCCGAAGAAACCCTCACCGACAAAACCATTGATTTGACCGGCCCCGTCGCTATTTTGATGGGCTCCGAGGAAGACGGCATCTCACCGGAATACCTGAAGCGTGCTGATGTGCGCGTGAAAATACCCATGACGGGCCAGATTCAGTCTCTGAATGTGTCTGTGGCGGCGGGTATTGTTCTGTATGAAGCCCTTCGGCAGCGCCAGGCGGTCTAA
- a CDS encoding mannose-1-phosphate guanylyltransferase: protein MSENTFVVVMAGGIGSRFWPFSRVNYPKQFHDVLGMGESMLQTTVKRFSGICPPENIFVVTNREYAPLVREHLPHLDESQILQEPIGRNTAPCIAYACYKIAKRNPTANIVVAPADHVILREEAFTACIKEALSATSKEDILVTLGIKPTRPDTNYGYIQFIDEPSHTLKKVKTFTEKPNLEIAQMFLDSGEFVWNAGIFIWNAQAIIKAFKEFLSDMADTFEEGTPLLDTDGEHAFINKAYSHCRNISIDYGVMEKANNVYVILGDFGWSDLGTWNSLYSLSEKNEENNVADGNLLLYDVHNCIIKTPPHQLVVAQGLDGYIIAQHDNVLMICRREDEHKVKDFVSDAKAKKGQNFI, encoded by the coding sequence ATGAGCGAAAATACCTTTGTGGTGGTCATGGCTGGCGGCATAGGCAGCCGTTTTTGGCCCTTTAGCCGTGTCAATTACCCTAAGCAGTTCCATGATGTGCTAGGCATGGGCGAAAGCATGCTGCAGACCACCGTAAAACGGTTCAGCGGTATTTGTCCGCCGGAGAACATCTTTGTGGTCACCAACCGGGAGTACGCGCCCTTGGTACGCGAGCACCTTCCGCACTTAGATGAAAGCCAGATTCTGCAGGAACCCATTGGCCGCAACACCGCGCCCTGTATTGCCTACGCCTGCTACAAAATAGCCAAGCGCAACCCCACCGCCAACATTGTGGTGGCCCCGGCAGACCACGTGATCCTGCGCGAGGAAGCTTTCACGGCCTGCATCAAAGAAGCCCTGTCTGCCACATCTAAAGAAGATATTCTGGTGACCCTGGGCATTAAACCCACCCGGCCAGATACCAATTACGGCTACATCCAATTCATTGACGAGCCCAGCCACACCCTCAAAAAGGTGAAGACCTTCACAGAGAAGCCCAACCTGGAGATTGCCCAGATGTTTCTGGACAGCGGCGAGTTTGTCTGGAACGCCGGCATTTTCATCTGGAACGCGCAGGCCATCATCAAAGCGTTCAAGGAATTCCTGAGTGACATGGCCGACACCTTTGAGGAAGGCACGCCCCTGCTGGACACCGACGGGGAACATGCCTTCATTAACAAAGCCTATTCGCACTGCCGCAACATCTCCATTGACTATGGCGTGATGGAAAAGGCCAACAACGTGTATGTGATTCTGGGCGATTTTGGCTGGTCTGACCTGGGCACCTGGAACTCTTTGTACAGCCTCTCTGAGAAAAACGAAGAGAACAACGTAGCCGACGGCAACCTGCTGCTGTATGACGTGCACAACTGCATCATCAAAACCCCGCCGCACCAGCTGGTGGTGGCGCAAGGTCTTGACGGCTATATCATCGCGCAGCATGACAACGTACTCATGATCTGCCGCCGCGAAGACGAACACAAGGTCAAAGACTTCGTCTCAGACGCCAAAGCTAAAAAGGGGCAGAACTTCATTTAA
- a CDS encoding SIS domain-containing protein yields the protein MNITKNIKNIAKNVLQEEAAAVLKLADYINDDFERCVQAILAIKGRVVVTGIGKSANIATKIVATLNSTGTPALFMHAADAIHGDLGMIQSDDFVICLSKSGNTPEIKVLVPLLKRKGTQLAALVSVVDSYLAQQADFVLNATIEREACPNNLAPTTSTTAHLALADALAVCLLESRNFSSEDFGALHPGGSLGKRLYLKVDDIYTQNAAPKVQEDATLKEIIIEISSKRLGATAVLNSQNALTGIITDGDLRRMLSNFENLTGITANAIMTPAPLTIDAEAYAVEALAAMQQKNITQLIVTKSGNFAGFVHLHDLLKEGLV from the coding sequence TTGAATATCACGAAAAATATCAAAAACATCGCAAAAAATGTCTTGCAGGAAGAAGCGGCCGCGGTTCTAAAATTGGCAGACTACATCAATGATGACTTTGAACGGTGCGTACAGGCCATATTGGCCATAAAAGGCCGCGTAGTGGTCACGGGCATTGGCAAAAGCGCCAACATTGCCACCAAAATTGTAGCCACGCTCAACTCCACCGGCACCCCCGCCCTTTTCATGCACGCCGCAGATGCCATTCACGGCGACCTTGGCATGATACAATCTGACGACTTTGTGATCTGCCTCTCCAAGAGCGGCAACACCCCGGAGATTAAGGTACTGGTTCCTTTGTTAAAACGCAAGGGCACGCAGCTGGCGGCGCTGGTTTCTGTGGTAGATTCTTACCTGGCCCAACAGGCAGATTTTGTCCTGAACGCCACTATTGAGCGCGAAGCCTGCCCCAACAACCTGGCCCCCACCACCAGCACCACGGCGCACCTGGCCCTGGCAGACGCGCTGGCCGTTTGTCTGTTAGAGTCACGCAATTTCAGCAGTGAGGACTTTGGTGCGCTGCACCCGGGCGGCTCATTGGGCAAGCGCTTGTATTTAAAGGTAGATGACATTTACACCCAGAACGCAGCCCCAAAAGTGCAGGAAGACGCCACGCTCAAAGAAATTATCATTGAGATTTCTTCTAAGCGGTTGGGCGCCACGGCGGTCTTGAACAGCCAGAACGCTTTGACCGGCATTATCACAGACGGGGACCTGCGCCGCATGCTCTCCAACTTTGAGAACCTCACGGGCATTACCGCCAACGCCATTATGACCCCGGCCCCCTTAACCATTGACGCTGAGGCCTATGCCGTGGAGGCGCTGGCCGCCATGCAGCAAAAAAACATTACGCAGCTAATTGTCACCAAATCAGGTAACTTTGCAGGGTTCGTGCATTTGCATGACCTGTTGAAAGAAGGACTAGTATAA
- the recQ gene encoding DNA helicase RecQ: protein MLVQQETLKDKLKEVFGYSQFRGNQEAIIQNIMAGHNTFVIMPTGAGKSLCYQLPALAMEGTAIVISPLIALMKNQVDQLNAFGVNAQFLNSTLSKAEMNKVKRETVSGDVRLLYVAPESLTKEDTLDFLKQAKISFVAIDEAHCISEWGHDFRPEYRKIRGIIDNIGNLPIIALTATATPKVQLDIQKNLQMDDASVFKSSFNRTNLYYEVRPKHNTKKQLIQYIKKNKGKSGIIYCLSRKKVEEIAELLQVNDIKALPYHAGLDSHIRMANQDAFLNEDVDVIVATIAFGMGIDKPDVRFVIHYDTPKSIEGYYQETGRGGRDGLEGNCLMFYSYDDIVKLEKFSKDKPVTERDNSKLLLQEMASYADSAVCRRRQLLHYFGEMYNKDCGFCDNCVHPKEKFEAQDQLVLALKAVAQTNQRFNIDHLVHVLMGLKDQYVESYGHDQIEVYGAGKDHDAQYWSSILRQALLFDYLEKDIENFGVLKISTKGEAYILKPHPIKFTKDHNFDEEVQQEEEKEENQAAAGHDEVLFDLLKSLRKKLAKDKNLPPYVLFQDPSIKEMATTYPTNQEDLAHIAGVGMGKAQKFGKPFLELITKYVEENDIVTAADVVVKTTVNKSKLKIYVIQQIDKKMDLEEIASSKSITMQELIEEIEHICYSGTKLNLDYYIDGVLDEDRQQEVIDYFMSSTTDNMATAIKELGTDDYTEEDLRLMRIKFLSKYAN from the coding sequence ATGTTAGTACAACAAGAAACATTAAAGGACAAATTAAAGGAAGTTTTCGGCTATAGCCAATTCCGGGGAAACCAGGAGGCTATCATCCAGAACATCATGGCGGGCCACAACACGTTTGTGATCATGCCCACCGGTGCCGGAAAATCCCTGTGCTACCAATTGCCAGCCCTGGCCATGGAAGGCACCGCCATTGTCATCTCTCCGCTGATCGCCCTCATGAAAAACCAGGTGGATCAGCTCAACGCCTTCGGGGTGAACGCCCAGTTCCTCAATTCCACGCTCTCCAAGGCCGAGATGAACAAAGTAAAGCGCGAAACCGTGAGCGGCGACGTGCGGCTGCTGTACGTGGCCCCGGAGTCATTGACCAAGGAAGACACGCTTGATTTCCTGAAACAGGCCAAGATCTCATTTGTGGCTATTGATGAGGCGCACTGTATTTCTGAGTGGGGCCATGATTTCAGACCGGAGTACCGCAAGATCAGGGGCATTATTGACAACATCGGTAACCTGCCCATCATTGCGCTCACGGCCACGGCCACGCCCAAGGTGCAGCTGGACATCCAGAAGAACCTGCAGATGGATGATGCCTCGGTGTTTAAGTCGTCCTTTAACCGTACCAATCTTTATTACGAGGTTAGACCCAAGCATAACACCAAGAAGCAGCTTATTCAGTACATCAAGAAAAACAAAGGCAAAAGCGGCATTATTTACTGCCTGAGTCGCAAGAAAGTAGAAGAGATAGCCGAGTTACTGCAGGTCAATGACATAAAAGCCTTACCGTACCATGCCGGTCTTGACTCCCACATACGCATGGCCAACCAAGACGCGTTCCTGAATGAGGACGTGGATGTGATTGTGGCCACCATTGCCTTTGGCATGGGCATTGACAAGCCAGACGTGCGCTTTGTGATCCATTATGACACGCCCAAGTCCATAGAAGGCTATTACCAGGAAACCGGCCGCGGCGGCCGCGACGGCCTTGAAGGCAACTGCCTCATGTTCTACAGCTATGATGACATTGTCAAGCTGGAGAAATTCAGCAAAGACAAACCGGTCACTGAGCGCGACAATTCCAAATTGCTCTTGCAGGAAATGGCCTCTTATGCTGACTCAGCGGTTTGCCGCAGAAGACAGTTGCTGCATTACTTTGGCGAGATGTACAACAAAGACTGTGGTTTCTGTGACAACTGCGTGCATCCTAAAGAAAAGTTTGAGGCCCAGGACCAACTGGTGCTGGCCCTTAAAGCCGTAGCCCAAACCAACCAACGCTTTAACATTGACCACCTGGTGCACGTGCTCATGGGGCTCAAAGACCAGTACGTGGAAAGCTACGGCCATGACCAGATAGAAGTCTACGGCGCCGGCAAGGACCATGACGCCCAGTATTGGAGTTCTATTCTGCGCCAGGCGCTGTTGTTTGATTATTTAGAAAAAGACATTGAGAACTTCGGGGTGCTGAAAATAAGCACCAAAGGCGAGGCATACATTCTGAAACCGCATCCCATTAAATTCACCAAAGACCACAACTTTGACGAAGAGGTGCAGCAGGAAGAGGAGAAAGAGGAAAATCAAGCCGCCGCCGGCCATGACGAGGTGTTGTTTGATTTGCTGAAATCCTTGCGCAAGAAATTGGCGAAGGACAAGAACCTGCCGCCGTACGTGCTGTTCCAGGACCCGTCTATCAAGGAGATGGCCACCACGTACCCCACTAACCAAGAAGACCTGGCGCACATCGCCGGCGTGGGCATGGGCAAGGCGCAGAAGTTCGGGAAGCCGTTTCTGGAGCTTATCACCAAATACGTGGAGGAGAATGACATTGTCACTGCCGCCGATGTAGTGGTGAAAACCACCGTGAACAAGTCCAAGCTCAAAATCTACGTGATTCAGCAGATAGACAAAAAGATGGACCTGGAGGAAATTGCCTCGTCAAAGTCTATCACCATGCAGGAACTCATAGAGGAAATTGAGCACATCTGCTACTCGGGCACCAAACTCAACTTGGACTATTATATAGACGGCGTATTGGACGAAGACCGCCAGCAGGAAGTGATTGACTATTTCATGAGCTCCACCACTGATAACATGGCCACCGCCATCAAAGAACTGGGCACCGATGATTATACCGAGGAAGACCTGCGGCTTATGCGCATCAAGTTCCTCTCCAAATACGCCAATTAA